One window from the genome of Nitrospinota bacterium encodes:
- a CDS encoding metal transporter codes for MLRRRLKTGFNALLPVFLLLLLLLVFLKYGPLGVFKASVPPIEEVFIQKVTFSPDHIVVDVINDGPEPVTIAQILVNEVFWQFHMAPSQTLNPLERGRIDISYPWVEGDVERITLVSRNGVTFETEVNVATVTPTFNFLYFKSFMLLGVYVGVIPVLLGLMWFPFLVTLRGKGYAFLLALTVGLLVFLGFDALSESFNLLKDVPESFNGVGIIVIGLLLAILSLSAVSYKTQHQRREKGEHYQALVWGYLIALGIGLHNLGEGLAIGSAYAIGEIALGSTLVIGFMIHNVTEGVAIVAPLTRTYKHINRFLFHLIMMGLLAGAPTILGTLIGGFAYSAAIAVLFLSIGAGAIFDVSFDILNHMAKGKWLEIFTVTNALGFLSGLLIMYVTGFLVVG; via the coding sequence ATGCTACGAAGACGACTCAAGACCGGCTTCAATGCTTTGCTTCCGGTATTCTTGTTACTTTTGCTCCTCCTTGTCTTCCTCAAATATGGCCCATTAGGGGTTTTCAAAGCGTCTGTGCCGCCGATTGAAGAAGTATTCATCCAAAAAGTGACCTTTTCCCCGGACCATATTGTGGTGGATGTGATTAACGACGGACCCGAGCCTGTGACGATTGCCCAAATCTTAGTGAATGAGGTCTTCTGGCAATTTCACATGGCGCCGAGCCAAACTCTCAATCCGTTGGAGCGGGGGAGGATTGATATTTCCTATCCGTGGGTTGAAGGTGATGTCGAACGAATAACGCTGGTGTCACGAAACGGCGTAACGTTTGAAACAGAAGTGAACGTCGCAACGGTGACGCCCACTTTTAACTTCCTCTACTTTAAGTCTTTTATGTTGCTTGGCGTGTACGTGGGTGTGATTCCGGTTCTGTTGGGCTTGATGTGGTTTCCTTTCCTCGTCACCCTGCGCGGGAAAGGGTATGCTTTCCTGTTGGCGCTCACCGTCGGGCTATTGGTCTTTTTAGGTTTTGACGCGCTCTCGGAGTCGTTTAACCTCCTCAAGGACGTGCCGGAGTCGTTTAACGGTGTCGGGATCATCGTCATTGGATTGCTACTTGCCATTTTATCCTTGTCGGCTGTCAGTTACAAAACACAACACCAGAGAAGAGAAAAAGGCGAACATTATCAGGCGTTGGTCTGGGGCTATTTGATCGCCCTTGGGATTGGCTTGCACAATCTCGGCGAGGGATTGGCCATAGGCAGCGCGTACGCCATTGGAGAGATTGCCCTGGGAAGCACCTTGGTGATTGGTTTCATGATCCACAATGTGACCGAAGGCGTTGCCATTGTCGCCCCCTTGACAAGAACCTACAAGCACATCAACCGCTTTCTCTTTCATCTGATCATGATGGGGCTGCTCGCCGGCGCTCCCACCATCCTCGGGACCTTGATTGGGGGCTTTGCATATTCTGCGGCCATAGCTGTGTTGTTCCTCTCCATCGGAGCTGGCGCCATATTCGATGTCTCCTTCGACATCCTGAATCATATGGCAAAAGGGAAATGGCTTGAAATCTTTACGGTCACGAATGCCCTCGGATTTCTTTCAGGCCTTTTAATCATGTACGTGACAGGATTTTTGGTTGTGGGGTAA
- a CDS encoding 50S ribosome-binding GTPase, whose translation MSANLPPEYYVAEKVFRAAKTTEEKIRAIEEMIRATPHHKGTDRVLGKLRQRIKKLKEQAEKKAGPVRRGFLYGVKKEGAAQVMLTGLPNSGKSALLEALTNAQSEVAPWPFTTRMPQPGMMTFENIQVQMVDLPPLGDEASVSWLSNVLFGADGYCLVVDVTDEPALAVEMIREELARWKIALRPRGDVTPPEEGWRKKHALVVGTKVDEPGGAEGYRTLEAACGETFITAACSILEPETLEGVRRAFFDALAIMRVYTKAPGKKPDMESPFILEVGATVLDAAAAVHKDFANQLKAARLWGSGKFDGQQVQRDYVLHDGDIIELRL comes from the coding sequence ATGTCGGCCAACTTACCCCCGGAATATTACGTTGCGGAGAAAGTCTTCCGCGCCGCCAAGACCACTGAAGAGAAAATACGCGCCATTGAGGAGATGATCCGGGCCACCCCCCACCACAAGGGGACTGATAGGGTTCTGGGCAAGCTCCGCCAGAGGATCAAGAAGCTCAAGGAGCAGGCCGAAAAAAAAGCCGGCCCAGTCCGACGCGGGTTCCTCTACGGAGTGAAGAAGGAAGGGGCGGCGCAGGTGATGCTCACGGGGCTGCCCAACAGCGGGAAGTCGGCCCTCCTCGAGGCATTGACCAATGCCCAATCCGAGGTAGCCCCCTGGCCGTTCACCACACGCATGCCACAGCCTGGGATGATGACCTTCGAGAACATCCAGGTCCAGATGGTGGACCTCCCCCCCCTGGGCGATGAGGCCTCTGTATCGTGGCTGTCCAATGTGCTTTTCGGAGCCGACGGCTACTGCCTCGTGGTGGATGTCACCGACGAGCCCGCCTTGGCGGTGGAGATGATCCGAGAGGAGCTCGCCCGCTGGAAGATCGCCCTGCGCCCTCGGGGGGACGTTACTCCGCCAGAGGAAGGCTGGAGAAAAAAGCACGCGCTTGTGGTCGGCACGAAGGTGGACGAGCCGGGCGGGGCCGAGGGCTACCGCACCCTGGAGGCAGCGTGCGGCGAGACATTCATCACGGCAGCCTGCTCGATCCTTGAGCCGGAAACGCTGGAGGGCGTCAGGCGGGCCTTCTTCGATGCCCTGGCCATTATGCGCGTCTACACCAAGGCCCCCGGGAAGAAGCCCGACATGGAAAGCCCCTTTATCCTGGAGGTGGGCGCGACGGTCCTCGATGCGGCTGCGGCCGTCCACAAGGACTTCGCGAATCAGCTCAAGGCTGCCCGATTGTGGGGCAGCGGGAAGTTCGATGGCCAGCAGGTCCAGCGCGACTACGTGCTCCACGACGGCGACATCATCGAGCTTCGCCTCTAG
- a CDS encoding TIGR00153 family protein encodes MRSIAKLFGRPPFGPLQEHMRKVRECCEKIPGLFEVVKEGDFERLRELQREISRLEWEADEIKNDVREHLPRSIFMPVDRADILDVLSAQDAVSDCAEDVGDLLTLRPLPFLEGFNPEFEAFLDQVMVCCRMGADITEEMDKLVEASFGGPEAAKVLEMVNELCEEEYKSDRLHRAFIRKLFTIEDQTDPISVMMWYQVSEKVAHLANYSERMANRVRLLLAK; translated from the coding sequence ATGCGTAGCATCGCCAAGCTTTTCGGACGCCCCCCTTTTGGCCCTCTTCAGGAACATATGCGAAAGGTCCGGGAGTGCTGCGAGAAGATTCCCGGGCTCTTTGAGGTCGTCAAGGAGGGCGATTTCGAGCGGTTACGGGAACTGCAACGGGAAATTTCCCGGCTCGAGTGGGAGGCCGACGAAATTAAGAACGATGTGCGGGAGCACCTCCCACGCAGCATCTTCATGCCTGTCGACCGGGCCGATATCCTGGACGTTTTGTCGGCGCAGGATGCTGTCTCAGATTGCGCAGAAGATGTAGGCGACCTCCTGACCCTTCGTCCCCTACCGTTCCTCGAGGGCTTTAACCCTGAGTTCGAGGCTTTCCTGGACCAGGTGATGGTCTGCTGCCGCATGGGAGCCGATATCACCGAGGAGATGGATAAGCTCGTTGAGGCCTCCTTCGGCGGGCCGGAGGCCGCCAAGGTCCTGGAGATGGTGAACGAGCTCTGCGAGGAAGAATACAAATCGGACCGTCTCCACCGCGCCTTTATCCGCAAGCTCTTCACCATCGAGGACCAGACCGACCCCATTAGCGTAATGATGTGGTATCAGGTTTCTGAAAAGGTTGCCCATCTGGCCAACTACTCCGAACGCATGGCCAACCGGGTGCGCCTGCTCCTGGCTAAGTAA
- a CDS encoding inorganic phosphate transporter — protein sequence MPPPAIILLIAAAAGLYMAWNIGANDLANAMGTSVGSGALTLKQAVIIAAVFELAGAVLVGSHVTETVRKGMVDPAVFAPNPNLILWGMTSALLAAAIWLQVATALGMPVSTTHSIVGAVVGFGLVGGGLGAIRWAKIGLIAASWIFSPLVGGAIAFGLFVFIRRRILEAPDPLASANLYAPWFVFVVVFILVLSFIYKGLKNLHLDFPLPQAMGIAAAVGLACTFIGRRFISRAVLPPAGADGRPTQSVEGVFRFLQIVTAGYVAFAHGSNDTANAIGPLAAILGVLRHEPLGAQVEVPTWVLLLGGMGIVLGLATYGYKVIETIGKKITHLTHASGFAAQFAAATTILVGSKLSLPLSTTHTIVGAVVGVGLARGIAALNLRMLRNIANSWLITLPFTAVLTIILYKLALLITGG from the coding sequence ATGCCCCCTCCGGCAATCATTCTCCTCATTGCTGCGGCTGCCGGCCTTTACATGGCCTGGAACATCGGGGCCAACGATTTAGCCAACGCAATGGGGACCTCCGTGGGGTCGGGCGCCTTAACCTTAAAGCAGGCCGTGATCATCGCGGCGGTCTTCGAGTTGGCCGGGGCGGTTCTCGTCGGCTCCCACGTGACCGAGACCGTCCGAAAAGGCATGGTGGACCCGGCCGTCTTCGCGCCCAACCCCAACCTCATTCTCTGGGGCATGACCTCGGCCCTGCTGGCAGCTGCCATCTGGCTTCAGGTGGCCACAGCCCTCGGTATGCCGGTCTCCACCACCCACTCCATTGTGGGGGCGGTCGTTGGCTTCGGTCTGGTTGGCGGCGGTTTGGGGGCCATCCGGTGGGCCAAGATCGGCCTGATTGCCGCTAGCTGGATCTTCTCGCCCCTCGTGGGTGGGGCCATCGCATTCGGCCTCTTCGTCTTCATCCGCCGCCGGATCCTCGAGGCGCCCGACCCATTGGCTTCGGCCAACCTATACGCGCCATGGTTCGTCTTCGTGGTGGTCTTCATCCTGGTCTTATCCTTCATCTACAAGGGTCTCAAGAATCTCCATCTCGATTTCCCCCTGCCCCAGGCGATGGGGATTGCCGCGGCCGTAGGGCTGGCCTGCACCTTCATCGGGCGCCGCTTCATCTCGCGCGCAGTTTTGCCCCCGGCCGGCGCCGACGGCCGCCCGACGCAGTCGGTCGAGGGGGTATTTCGCTTCCTTCAAATCGTGACCGCCGGATACGTGGCTTTCGCTCATGGCTCCAACGACACGGCCAACGCCATCGGGCCGCTTGCGGCAATCTTAGGGGTCTTACGCCACGAGCCTTTGGGTGCGCAGGTTGAGGTCCCCACCTGGGTTCTCCTTCTCGGCGGGATGGGCATCGTTCTTGGCCTGGCGACCTATGGCTACAAGGTCATCGAAACCATCGGCAAGAAGATCACCCACCTCACCCACGCCAGCGGCTTTGCGGCCCAGTTTGCAGCCGCAACGACCATTCTCGTCGGCTCCAAGCTCAGCCTGCCTCTCTCTACAACCCATACCATTGTGGGGGCCGTTGTCGGCGTAGGGTTGGCCCGAGGTATCGCCGCTCTAAATCTCCGTATGCTTCGTAATATCGCAAACTCCTGGCTCATCACCCTCCCCTTCACAGCGGTCCTTACCATAATCTTGTATAAGCTCGCGCTCCTGATCACCGGGGGATGA
- a CDS encoding zinc ribbon domain-containing protein, producing the protein MPIYEFVCKKCGEEFEYTLSISERETKKVRCPSCNSKRVDQTLSTFYANTSRKS; encoded by the coding sequence ATGCCGATCTATGAGTTTGTTTGCAAGAAATGCGGTGAGGAGTTCGAGTACACCCTTTCAATTTCAGAGCGGGAGACAAAGAAGGTCAGGTGTCCCTCTTGCAATAGCAAGCGGGTAGACCAGACCCTCTCAACTTTTTACGCCAACACGTCGAGGAAAAGCTGA
- a CDS encoding cupredoxin domain-containing protein has product MSARVSAAVVAITVFVLMGMGSADYVRDAAERVKAADWTKMKTVSVTQKEHAFAPSTLVFREGVPYKLVITNKGASKHYFTAENFFKAIATRKVQNTDGEIKAPYFKALEVFPGRSMELYFIPVKKGAYNFLCTIEGHAELGMKGHIRIE; this is encoded by the coding sequence ATGAGCGCGAGAGTCAGTGCGGCGGTCGTGGCAATTACGGTTTTCGTATTGATGGGAATGGGGAGCGCGGACTACGTTCGCGATGCGGCTGAACGCGTGAAGGCCGCGGATTGGACCAAGATGAAAACCGTCAGTGTGACGCAAAAAGAGCACGCCTTCGCACCGTCAACGCTGGTCTTCCGGGAGGGCGTCCCTTACAAGCTAGTGATAACAAACAAAGGGGCGTCGAAGCACTATTTCACGGCTGAGAATTTTTTCAAAGCCATCGCAACCCGTAAAGTGCAAAATACCGACGGCGAAATCAAAGCACCATACTTCAAGGCTCTCGAGGTATTCCCGGGCCGCTCCATGGAGCTCTACTTCATCCCAGTCAAGAAGGGCGCCTACAACTTCTTGTGCACGATCGAGGGGCACGCAGAGCTCGGCATGAAAGGCCACATACGGATCGAGTGA
- a CDS encoding alpha/beta hydrolase encodes MSVEVLTIPSGRYSLAAVCHTPMGDGPFATVVACHGLLSSKSSRKYLQLAEIAVAAGLAFVRFDFRAIGGSTGGPEAITLSGRLEDARAVLGFLKSYLPADASRVGLMGSSLGGVVACATALAEPSVGATAVWSTPYDLYGLLSRRGQPGTEGLAPLPEAFFEDLEGHPLLELPGGQSRVLIIHGQADEVVPVAHAHRLFAQAEEPKRLIILPGVDHRLKDPDHRQRAAEATVQWFAAMLGKSG; translated from the coding sequence GTGTCCGTAGAAGTGCTCACAATCCCGAGCGGACGGTACTCGCTTGCCGCTGTCTGCCATACCCCCATGGGCGACGGCCCATTCGCCACCGTTGTTGCCTGCCACGGCTTGCTCTCGTCCAAATCGAGCCGCAAGTACCTGCAGCTTGCTGAGATTGCAGTGGCGGCTGGGCTGGCTTTTGTGCGGTTCGATTTTCGCGCGATTGGAGGCAGCACGGGCGGGCCCGAGGCGATAACCCTCTCGGGCCGGCTCGAGGACGCCCGGGCGGTGCTGGGATTCCTCAAGAGCTATCTCCCCGCTGACGCCTCACGGGTGGGGCTGATGGGATCGAGTCTTGGGGGCGTCGTGGCCTGTGCCACGGCCCTCGCAGAGCCCTCTGTGGGCGCGACGGCGGTTTGGTCGACACCGTACGACCTCTATGGGCTTTTATCTCGCCGGGGCCAGCCCGGCACAGAGGGCCTCGCCCCCCTGCCTGAGGCCTTCTTCGAGGACCTAGAGGGACACCCTCTGCTGGAGCTCCCTGGGGGGCAATCACGGGTGTTAATAATCCACGGCCAAGCTGACGAGGTGGTCCCCGTAGCTCACGCCCATCGCTTATTCGCCCAGGCGGAGGAGCCCAAGCGACTGATCATCCTGCCCGGCGTAGATCACCGCCTCAAGGACCCCGACCATCGGCAGAGGGCTGCTGAGGCGACCGTACAGTGGTTCGCCGCCATGTTGGGGAAAAGTGGGTAG
- a CDS encoding flagellar protein FlaG, translating into MPAPQTLSIKAFVDDETGRPGFVVIDDASGEVVREIPAEEVLALAAKLKQMTGLLVNEAV; encoded by the coding sequence GTGCCCGCTCCGCAGACGCTCAGCATCAAAGCCTTCGTGGATGATGAGACGGGGCGGCCCGGCTTCGTCGTCATTGATGACGCCTCCGGGGAGGTCGTCAGGGAGATTCCCGCCGAAGAGGTTTTAGCGCTGGCCGCCAAACTGAAGCAGATGACGGGGTTGCTCGTCAACGAGGCCGTCTAG
- a CDS encoding CBS domain-containing protein: MLVKDGMTTYVLTVSPETNLEEAYDLLEKHGIRRFPVVDQEGTLVGVVSISDIKMVLVPLWRGKPLPSPLKQGRLKPKSSKKSGKNGQEIEYHLPGELTVADVMTEEVFTIHPFQNVAEAARLIHRHKIGGLPVVDEQGKVVGVITAMDLFEIFIKVMGISRAANRIDVDLKDDPEGLNKALGIVRDNGGGIISVSMGGAENGNVHSFELEPCDLNPVIEALGKAGYSVVATAGTRYLYAVNF, encoded by the coding sequence ATGTTGGTGAAGGACGGCATGACTACCTACGTCCTCACGGTTTCGCCCGAGACAAACCTGGAAGAGGCCTACGACCTCCTTGAGAAACACGGCATTCGTCGGTTTCCGGTTGTAGACCAGGAGGGGACTCTAGTCGGTGTCGTCTCCATAAGCGACATCAAAATGGTGCTCGTTCCCCTGTGGAGGGGCAAACCCTTGCCCTCCCCGTTGAAGCAGGGAAGACTCAAGCCGAAATCGTCCAAAAAGAGTGGAAAGAATGGACAGGAAATCGAGTATCACCTTCCCGGCGAGTTGACCGTCGCCGACGTGATGACCGAGGAAGTTTTCACCATTCACCCCTTCCAAAACGTTGCCGAGGCGGCCCGCCTTATCCATCGGCACAAAATTGGAGGCCTGCCCGTGGTAGATGAACAGGGCAAGGTGGTCGGCGTCATCACGGCGATGGACCTCTTCGAGATTTTTATCAAAGTTATGGGCATCTCCCGCGCGGCGAACCGCATCGACGTGGACCTCAAGGACGACCCCGAAGGCCTAAATAAGGCCCTTGGGATTGTGCGAGACAATGGTGGAGGGATTATTTCCGTGAGCATGGGCGGGGCCGAGAATGGAAATGTGCACAGCTTCGAATTGGAGCCCTGCGACCTCAACCCCGTCATTGAGGCTCTAGGAAAGGCGGGCTATTCCGTGGTGGCCACCGCTGGAACTCGTTATCTGTATGCGGTCAATTTCTGA
- the queG gene encoding tRNA epoxyqueuosine(34) reductase QueG, whose protein sequence is MDLTRAVKAEASRLGFDLVGVAPAVPTAEHARFAEWLDRGFHGRMEYLARRPSRRMDVRQVLEDCRSVVVVGLLYNTDEPFSTNLDEPSRGWVSRYAWGDDYHGLMEKRLRELGAFIEKADPDEATRSYVDTGPVMEKALAQAAGLGWIGKNTCLLNDELGSFIFLGVVLTTAQLKPDAPAVDQCGSCTLCLQACPTGALVEPYVLDARLCISYLTIELKESIPEELRDEMGRHLFGCDICQDVCPYNPGVATTKEEVFAARPAFLHPILAELVSWDEEAFLRATRRSPIRRTKFRGFRRNLAVALGNSAIPEAAALLSEMAEDPDPLVAEHARWGLERRRT, encoded by the coding sequence ATGGACCTAACCCGCGCGGTCAAGGCCGAGGCCAGCCGTCTAGGATTCGACCTTGTCGGGGTTGCCCCGGCAGTCCCGACGGCCGAGCACGCCCGGTTCGCCGAGTGGCTCGACAGAGGGTTCCACGGCCGGATGGAGTATTTGGCCCGTCGTCCGTCCCGTCGGATGGATGTCCGGCAGGTCTTGGAAGACTGCCGCTCGGTCGTCGTCGTGGGCTTGCTCTACAATACCGATGAACCCTTCTCGACCAACCTCGACGAGCCCTCCCGCGGCTGGGTCTCCCGCTACGCTTGGGGCGACGACTACCACGGCCTCATGGAGAAGAGGCTCCGCGAACTAGGCGCCTTCATCGAGAAGGCCGATCCCGACGAGGCCACCCGCTCCTACGTGGATACGGGGCCTGTCATGGAGAAGGCCCTCGCCCAGGCTGCCGGACTCGGCTGGATAGGGAAGAACACCTGCCTTCTCAACGACGAGTTAGGCTCCTTTATCTTCCTCGGCGTCGTCCTGACCACGGCCCAGCTCAAGCCCGACGCGCCGGCCGTCGATCAGTGCGGCTCCTGCACCTTGTGCCTCCAGGCCTGCCCAACGGGAGCGCTTGTCGAGCCCTACGTGCTTGACGCCCGCCTCTGCATCTCTTACCTCACCATTGAGCTGAAAGAGTCCATCCCCGAGGAACTGAGAGACGAGATGGGTCGCCACCTCTTCGGATGCGACATTTGTCAAGACGTCTGTCCCTACAACCCGGGGGTGGCCACGACCAAAGAGGAGGTTTTTGCAGCCCGCCCTGCCTTTCTGCACCCGATTCTGGCCGAGCTCGTATCGTGGGACGAAGAGGCCTTTCTACGCGCCACCCGTCGCAGTCCGATTCGGAGGACGAAATTCCGGGGTTTCCGACGCAACCTGGCCGTTGCCCTGGGCAATTCGGCGATCCCCGAGGCGGCGGCGTTGCTGTCCGAGATGGCCGAAGACCCAGACCCCCTGGTGGCCGAGCACGCGCGCTGGGGGCTTGAGCGTCGCCGAACTTAA
- a CDS encoding NAD(P)-dependent oxidoreductase, with translation MGGIPRAERVLVTGGAGLVGRHLVGALAAEGFSVGVLDLAEADLPVETYHRADVTDPAALAAIIPAWDSVVHLAALLPRAGASPEELYRVNAYGTFCVAEACLRGGVARLIYCSSDSVLGFALGEGLPDPRFLPVDEDHPARPVDPYGLSKLAGEDACRAAAARSDLRILALRAPWVWVPEEYDIYREYTAEPARPDWIRDLWAYIHVADLAAAVSMALITKDLQPFEALFVAAADNGTELSSRSLIREYLSGVPRINGAFGRRESFISSERARARLAFVPKMSWMEFLR, from the coding sequence ATGGGGGGAATACCTAGAGCCGAACGGGTGCTGGTGACCGGAGGGGCGGGCCTGGTAGGTCGCCACCTGGTTGGGGCCCTTGCTGCCGAGGGGTTCTCCGTCGGCGTACTCGACCTGGCCGAGGCCGACTTGCCCGTTGAGACCTACCACCGGGCGGACGTCACCGACCCAGCAGCCCTCGCCGCAATCATCCCTGCGTGGGACTCCGTTGTCCACTTGGCCGCGCTCCTCCCCCGAGCCGGAGCGAGCCCTGAGGAGCTCTACCGGGTCAACGCCTACGGTACCTTCTGCGTGGCCGAGGCCTGCCTCCGGGGCGGGGTGGCACGGCTCATCTACTGCTCCAGCGACTCCGTGCTCGGCTTCGCCCTTGGAGAGGGTCTCCCCGATCCCCGATTCCTGCCTGTGGACGAGGACCATCCGGCCAGGCCCGTCGACCCCTACGGCCTGAGCAAGCTGGCTGGTGAGGATGCCTGCCGGGCGGCCGCCGCCCGATCCGATCTACGCATCCTGGCTCTTAGAGCGCCCTGGGTATGGGTTCCCGAGGAGTACGACATCTACCGGGAGTACACTGCCGAGCCGGCCCGGCCCGACTGGATTCGCGACCTCTGGGCCTACATTCACGTGGCGGACCTTGCCGCGGCGGTCTCCATGGCCCTCATCACCAAGGACCTCCAACCCTTCGAAGCGCTCTTTGTGGCCGCCGCCGATAACGGGACGGAACTCTCTAGCCGCTCTCTCATTCGCGAATACTTATCAGGCGTACCCCGAATAAACGGCGCCTTCGGTCGTCGCGAGAGCTTTATCAGCTCCGAGCGGGCCCGCGCGCGCCTCGCCTTCGTCCCCAAGATGAGCTGGATGGAATTCCTTCGATGA
- a CDS encoding nucleoside hydrolase, whose product MSTMREQPGGTVSEPQRLIVDVDTGVDDAIALCLACRWPNAAVELVTTVAGNIDLDQATANTLLVLDRLGLDQIPPVARGADAPLHRDLFSAAEVHGDDGLGGARGRYPPPRRLSLLSTPAWDAIGEAVAAAPGELTLVATGPLTNVARAIQAAPTAMTHLKSMVVMGGAIQERGNVTEYAEFNIYVDPEAARLVFASGLPLTLVPLDITHQVVLERADLIRWKSLAGTSADLLAFLEAVTGLTMAFHNLRVGFDGLYLHDPLALAVALDPSLVKTRKARLEVETEGAARGRVRASWDEGAPSAVATAVEAERFLTLVKQVLTGL is encoded by the coding sequence ATGAGCACCATGAGAGAACAGCCTGGGGGGACGGTTTCCGAGCCCCAGAGACTAATTGTCGACGTGGACACCGGGGTGGACGACGCCATAGCCCTCTGCCTGGCCTGCCGGTGGCCTAATGCGGCCGTTGAGCTGGTGACCACCGTCGCGGGCAATATTGATTTGGACCAGGCGACCGCCAACACGCTCTTGGTTCTCGACCGGCTTGGACTTGACCAAATTCCTCCAGTGGCTCGGGGGGCGGATGCGCCTTTGCACCGGGATCTCTTCTCAGCCGCCGAGGTCCACGGCGACGACGGCCTAGGCGGCGCGCGCGGGCGCTACCCTCCTCCTAGGCGCCTCTCGCTTCTGTCGACCCCGGCATGGGATGCGATTGGCGAGGCCGTGGCCGCCGCGCCGGGCGAGCTCACCCTCGTTGCAACCGGACCCTTAACCAACGTGGCCCGGGCGATCCAGGCCGCCCCGACCGCTATGACTCATCTTAAATCCATGGTGGTGATGGGCGGGGCCATTCAGGAGCGGGGAAACGTTACTGAATACGCCGAGTTCAACATCTACGTCGATCCAGAGGCGGCCAGGCTGGTCTTCGCGAGCGGGCTGCCCTTGACCCTGGTGCCCCTCGATATCACCCACCAGGTGGTGCTGGAGCGGGCCGACCTGATAAGGTGGAAGAGCCTGGCGGGCACATCGGCCGATCTCCTAGCCTTCCTCGAGGCCGTAACCGGTCTCACCATGGCCTTCCACAACCTCAGGGTCGGGTTCGATGGTCTCTACCTACACGACCCCCTGGCCCTCGCGGTGGCGCTCGACCCGTCATTGGTAAAGACGCGGAAGGCGCGCCTCGAGGTGGAAACCGAAGGAGCCGCCCGAGGAAGGGTCAGAGCCTCCTGGGACGAAGGGGCGCCGTCGGCGGTCGCAACGGCCGTTGAGGCCGAGAGGTTCTTGACTCTAGTGAAGCAGGTGCTGACCGGCCTTTAG
- a CDS encoding DUF971 domain-containing protein produces MKTPEAATKPLKIQRLQETQTLRIEWADEHSCEMPYDYLRRACPCAICSDERSKTAGGLRVISGESPQDALKIDEISLVGAYAVNMSWSDGHNTGIYSFRFLRELCPHNVAGL; encoded by the coding sequence ATGAAAACCCCTGAGGCAGCAACCAAGCCCTTGAAGATTCAGCGGCTTCAAGAAACCCAGACCCTTCGGATCGAATGGGCCGACGAGCACTCCTGCGAAATGCCGTATGACTACCTTCGCCGGGCCTGCCCCTGCGCCATCTGCTCGGACGAGCGGAGTAAGACCGCCGGTGGCCTGAGAGTGATCAGCGGGGAGTCCCCGCAGGACGCTCTTAAAATCGATGAGATCAGTCTCGTTGGAGCCTACGCCGTAAATATGTCCTGGAGCGACGGCCACAATACCGGTATCTACTCCTTCCGTTTCCTCAGGGAGCTCTGCCCCCATAACGTGGCCGGCCTATAG
- a CDS encoding (2Fe-2S) ferredoxin domain-containing protein — translation MSKRERYVFICMNDRPPGHPRGSCHERGSMRLRERLTELLMEKGLLQEVRVIGTTCLDTCESGVTMAVYPDDVWYGRIMVEDVEDIVEHHFLGNQPVERLTLGPDDFE, via the coding sequence ATGTCCAAACGAGAGCGGTACGTATTCATCTGCATGAACGATCGGCCACCCGGCCACCCGCGAGGCTCCTGCCACGAGCGGGGCTCCATGCGGCTCAGGGAGAGGCTCACCGAGCTGCTGATGGAAAAGGGCCTGCTCCAAGAAGTCCGCGTCATAGGGACCACCTGCCTAGATACCTGTGAGAGCGGCGTCACTATGGCCGTCTACCCCGACGACGTCTGGTACGGACGAATCATGGTGGAGGACGTTGAAGATATTGTGGAGCACCACTTTCTGGGCAACCAACCGGTTGAGCGACTAACCCTCGGGCCCGACGACTTCGAATAA